The Streptomyces sp. CC0208 genome window below encodes:
- the rpoB gene encoding DNA-directed RNA polymerase subunit beta: MAASRTASTANTNNAASTAPLRISFAKIKEPLEVPNLLALQTESFDWLLGNTAWQSRVEEALESGQDVPTKSGLEEIFEEISPIEDFSGSMSLTFRDHRFEPPKNSIDECKERDFTYAAPLFVTAEFTNNETGEIKSQTVFMGDFPLMTNKGTFVINGTERVVVSQLVRSPGVYFDSSIDKTSDKDIFSAKIIPSRGAWLEMEIDKRDMVGVRIDRKRKQSVTVLLKALGWTTEQILEEFGEYESMRATLEKDHTQGQDDALLDIYRKLRPGEPPTREAAQTLLENLYFNPKRYDLAKVGRYKVNKKLGADAPLDAGILTVEDIISTIKYLVKLHAGETETTGDSGTSIVVETDDIDHFGNRRLRSVGELIQNQVRTGLARMERVVRERMTTQDVEAITPQTLINIRPVVASIKEFFGTSQLSQFMDQNNPLSGLTHKRRLSALGPGGLSRERAGFEVRDVHPSHYGRMCPIETPEGPNIGLIGSLASYGRVNAFGFVETPYRKVTGGVVTDEVDYLTADEEDRFVIAQANATLNDDMRFEESRVLVRRRGGEVDYVPGDDVDYMDVSPRQMVSVATAMIPFLEHDDANRALMGANMMRQAVPLIKSESPLVGTGMEYRSAVDAGDVVKAEKAGVVQEVSADYITTANDDGTYITYRLAKFARSNQGTSVNQKVIVNEGDRIIEGQVLADGPATENGEMALGKNLLVAFMPWEGHNYEDAIILSQRLVQDDVLSSIHIEEHEVDARDTKLGPEEITRDIPNVSEEVLADLDERGIIRIGAEVVAGDILVGKVTPKGETELTPEERLLRAIFGEKAREVRDTSLKVPHGEIGKVIGVRVFDREEGDELPPGVNQLVRVYVAQKRKITDGDKLAGRHGNKGVISKILPIEDMPFLEDGTPVDIILNPLGVPSRMNPGQVLEIHLGWLASRGWDVSGLAEDWAQRLQVIGADAVAPGTNVATPVFDGAREDELAGLLQHTIPNRDGERMVQPTGKARLFDGRSGEPFPEPISVGYMYILKLHHLVDDKLHARSTGPYSMITQQPLGGKAQFGGQRFGEMEVWALEAYGAAYALQELLTIKSDDVTGRVKVYEAIVKGENIPEPGIPESFKVLIKEMQSLCLNVEVLSSDGMSIEMRDTDEDVFRAAEELGIDLSRREPSSVEEV, encoded by the coding sequence TTGGCCGCCTCGCGCACTGCCTCGACCGCGAATACGAACAACGCCGCCAGCACCGCCCCGCTGCGCATCTCTTTTGCAAAGATCAAGGAGCCTCTCGAGGTTCCCAACCTGCTCGCGCTGCAGACCGAGAGCTTTGACTGGCTGCTCGGGAACACCGCCTGGCAGAGTCGGGTCGAGGAGGCTCTTGAGTCCGGTCAGGACGTCCCCACCAAGTCCGGTCTGGAGGAGATCTTCGAGGAGATCTCCCCGATCGAGGACTTCTCCGGGTCGATGTCGCTGACGTTCCGCGACCACCGTTTCGAGCCGCCGAAGAACAGCATCGACGAGTGCAAGGAGCGCGACTTCACGTACGCCGCCCCGCTCTTCGTTACGGCGGAGTTCACCAACAACGAGACCGGCGAGATCAAGTCCCAGACGGTCTTCATGGGCGACTTCCCGCTCATGACCAACAAGGGCACCTTCGTCATCAACGGCACCGAGCGTGTCGTGGTGTCGCAGCTGGTCCGCTCGCCGGGTGTCTACTTCGACTCCTCCATCGACAAGACGTCCGACAAGGACATCTTCTCGGCCAAGATCATCCCGTCCCGGGGTGCCTGGCTGGAGATGGAGATCGACAAGCGCGACATGGTCGGTGTCCGCATCGACCGCAAGCGCAAGCAGTCCGTCACCGTGCTCCTGAAGGCTCTCGGCTGGACCACCGAGCAGATCCTGGAGGAGTTCGGCGAGTACGAGTCGATGCGCGCCACCCTGGAGAAGGACCACACCCAGGGCCAGGACGACGCGCTGCTCGACATCTACCGCAAGCTGCGTCCGGGCGAGCCCCCGACGCGTGAGGCCGCCCAGACTCTTCTGGAGAACCTCTACTTCAACCCGAAGCGCTACGACCTCGCCAAGGTCGGCCGCTACAAGGTCAACAAGAAGCTGGGTGCGGACGCTCCGCTGGACGCGGGCATCCTGACCGTCGAGGACATCATCTCGACGATCAAGTACCTGGTGAAGCTGCACGCGGGCGAGACCGAGACCACCGGTGACAGCGGCACCTCGATCGTCGTCGAGACCGACGACATCGACCACTTCGGCAACCGTCGTCTGCGCAGCGTCGGCGAGCTCATCCAGAACCAGGTCCGCACGGGTCTGGCTCGTATGGAGCGCGTCGTCCGTGAGCGCATGACGACCCAGGACGTCGAGGCGATCACGCCGCAGACCCTGATCAACATCCGGCCGGTCGTCGCCTCCATCAAGGAGTTCTTCGGCACCAGCCAGCTGTCGCAGTTCATGGACCAGAACAACCCGCTGTCGGGTCTCACCCACAAGCGCCGTCTGTCGGCTCTTGGCCCGGGTGGTCTCTCCCGTGAGCGGGCCGGCTTCGAGGTCCGTGACGTGCACCCCTCGCACTACGGCCGCATGTGCCCGATCGAGACGCCCGAAGGCCCGAACATCGGTCTGATCGGTTCGCTCGCCTCCTACGGCCGCGTCAACGCGTTCGGTTTCGTGGAGACGCCGTACCGCAAGGTCACCGGCGGTGTCGTCACCGACGAGGTCGACTACCTGACGGCCGACGAGGAGGACCGCTTCGTCATCGCGCAGGCCAACGCCACGCTCAACGACGACATGCGGTTCGAGGAGTCCCGGGTCCTGGTCCGCCGTCGTGGCGGCGAGGTCGACTACGTCCCCGGGGACGACGTCGACTACATGGACGTCTCGCCGCGCCAGATGGTGTCGGTCGCGACCGCCATGATCCCGTTCCTCGAGCACGACGACGCCAACCGTGCCCTCATGGGCGCGAACATGATGCGTCAGGCCGTGCCGCTCATCAAGAGCGAGTCCCCGCTCGTCGGCACCGGCATGGAGTACCGCTCCGCCGTCGACGCCGGCGACGTGGTCAAGGCCGAGAAGGCGGGTGTGGTCCAGGAGGTCTCCGCGGACTACATCACCACCGCCAACGACGACGGCACGTACATCACGTACCGCCTGGCCAAGTTCGCCCGCTCCAACCAGGGCACCTCGGTCAACCAGAAGGTCATCGTCAACGAGGGCGACCGGATCATCGAGGGCCAGGTCCTGGCCGACGGTCCGGCCACCGAGAACGGCGAGATGGCGCTGGGCAAGAACCTGCTCGTGGCGTTCATGCCGTGGGAGGGTCACAACTACGAGGACGCGATCATCCTGTCGCAGCGCCTCGTGCAGGACGACGTCCTCTCCTCGATCCACATCGAGGAGCACGAGGTCGACGCCCGTGACACCAAGCTCGGCCCCGAGGAGATCACCCGGGACATCCCGAACGTCTCCGAGGAGGTCCTCGCCGACCTCGACGAGCGCGGCATCATCCGTATCGGTGCCGAGGTCGTCGCCGGTGACATCCTCGTCGGCAAGGTCACGCCCAAGGGTGAGACCGAGCTGACGCCGGAGGAGCGCCTGCTCCGTGCGATCTTCGGCGAGAAGGCCCGTGAGGTCCGTGACACCTCGCTGAAGGTGCCGCACGGCGAGATCGGCAAGGTCATCGGCGTCCGCGTCTTCGACCGTGAAGAGGGCGACGAGCTGCCGCCGGGCGTGAACCAGCTGGTCCGTGTCTACGTGGCGCAGAAGCGCAAGATCACGGACGGTGACAAGCTCGCCGGCCGACACGGCAACAAGGGTGTCATCTCCAAGATCCTGCCCATCGAGGACATGCCGTTCCTCGAGGACGGGACCCCGGTCGACATCATCCTCAACCCGCTGGGTGTGCCGTCCCGAATGAACCCGGGACAGGTCCTGGAGATCCACCTCGGCTGGCTCGCCAGCCGCGGCTGGGACGTCTCCGGCCTCGCCGAGGACTGGGCGCAGCGCCTCCAGGTCATCGGCGCCGACGCCGTCGCCCCCGGCACCAACGTCGCGACCCCGGTCTTCGACGGTGCCCGTGAGGACGAGCTCGCGGGTCTGCTCCAGCACACCATCCCGAACCGCGACGGCGAGCGCATGGTGCAGCCGACCGGTAAGGCGAGGCTGTTCGACGGCCGCTCCGGCGAGCCGTTCCCGGAGCCGATCTCGGTCGGCTACATGTACATCCTCAAGCTCCACCACCTGGTCGACGACAAGCTCCACGCCCGCTCGACCGGTCCGTACTCGATGATCACCCAGCAGCCGCTGGGTGGTAAGGCCCAGTTCGGTGGCCAGCGCTTCGGTGAGATGGAGGTGTGGGCGCTGGAGGCATACGGCGCCGCGTACGCCCTCCAGGAGCTGCTGACCATCAAGTCCGACGATGTCACCGGCCGCGTGAAGGTCTACGAGGCCATCGTCAAGGGCGAGAACATTCCCGAGCCCGGCATCCCCGAGTCCTTCAAGGTGCTCATCAAGGAGATGCAGTCCCTGTGCCTCAACGTGGAGGTGCTGTCCTCGGACGGCATGTCCATCGAGATGCGCGACACCGACGAGGACGTCTTCCGCGCGGCGGAAGAGCTCGGCATCGACCTGTCCCGGCGCGAGCCGAGCAGCGTCGAAGAGGTCTGA
- the rplL gene encoding 50S ribosomal protein L7/L12 — protein MAKLSQEDLLAQFEEMTLIELSEFVKAFEEKFDVTAAAAVAVAGPAGPAAAAEVAEEQDEFDVILTGAGDKKIQVIKVVRELTSLGLKEAKDLVDGAPKPVLEKVAKEAAEKAAESLKGAGASVEVK, from the coding sequence ATGGCGAAGCTCAGCCAGGAAGACCTGCTCGCGCAGTTCGAGGAGATGACCCTCATCGAGCTCTCCGAGTTCGTGAAGGCCTTCGAGGAGAAGTTCGACGTCACCGCCGCCGCGGCCGTCGCCGTCGCCGGTCCGGCCGGTCCGGCCGCCGCCGCCGAGGTTGCCGAGGAGCAGGACGAGTTCGACGTCATCCTCACGGGTGCCGGCGACAAGAAGATCCAGGTCATCAAGGTCGTGCGTGAGCTGACCTCCCTGGGTCTGAAGGAGGCCAAGGACCTCGTGGACGGCGCCCCGAAGCCCGTCCTCGAGAAGGTCGCCAAGGAGGCCGCCGAGAAGGCTGCCGAGTCCCTCAAGGGCGCCGGCGCCTCCGTCGAGGTCAAGTAA
- the rplJ gene encoding 50S ribosomal protein L10 has product MARPDKAAAVAELTEQFRSSNAAVLTEYRGLTVAQLKTLRRSLGEDAQYAVVKNTLTKIAANEAGISTLDDLFNGPTAVAFITGDPVTSAKGLRDFAKDNPNLVIKGGVLDGKALSADEIKKLADLESREVLLAKLAGAFKGKQTQAAQVFQALPSKLVRTVDALRAKQDEQGGAE; this is encoded by the coding sequence ATGGCAAGGCCCGACAAGGCTGCCGCGGTAGCCGAGCTGACGGAGCAGTTCCGCAGCTCGAACGCCGCCGTGCTGACCGAGTACCGGGGTCTCACCGTGGCGCAGCTCAAGACGCTGCGTCGTTCGCTCGGTGAAGACGCCCAGTACGCCGTGGTGAAGAACACGCTGACCAAGATCGCGGCCAACGAGGCCGGGATCTCGACGCTCGACGACCTGTTCAACGGTCCGACGGCGGTTGCCTTCATCACCGGTGACCCGGTGACGTCGGCGAAGGGTCTTCGTGACTTCGCCAAGGACAACCCGAACCTCGTCATCAAGGGCGGTGTCCTTGACGGCAAGGCGCTGTCCGCCGACGAGATCAAGAAGCTTGCGGACCTCGAGTCCCGCGAGGTTCTGCTCGCCAAGCTGGCGGGCGCCTTCAAGGGCAAGCAGACTCAGGCTGCTCAGGTCTTCCAGGCGCTTCCGTCGAAGCTCGTCCGCACCGTGGACGCGCTTCGTGCCAAGCAGGACGAGCAGGGCGGTGCCGAGTAA
- a CDS encoding LppX_LprAFG lipoprotein — MATSVRRSVRGRTIGAGLAAVALAAGAVSCSKGGDESPEMTPAAAVAKAAKNTEDITSFHYRMKGEMPEQGQVQAEAAMRTKPDIAMSMKMTAAGQGSAEIRLVDKAMYIGGNAELAKEMDGKKWMKFDLSSLGKDGGLGATAPGAGQADQNPASMSSFLNGAKNVKKVGTETVDGVKTTHYAGDVTLAELKASFKDADKSVREQREKSTEQLEKLGLDKFTMDMWVDGENHAKQFRMRGDADKGKFDMTFTFLDYNKPVTVEAPPAKDTADLAEMMKELQKS, encoded by the coding sequence ATGGCTACTTCTGTACGACGTTCCGTGCGCGGTCGGACCATCGGCGCCGGGCTCGCCGCCGTGGCTCTCGCCGCGGGTGCGGTGAGCTGTTCCAAGGGGGGTGACGAGTCGCCCGAGATGACGCCCGCGGCTGCGGTCGCCAAGGCGGCGAAGAACACGGAGGACATCACCTCCTTCCACTACCGCATGAAGGGCGAGATGCCCGAGCAGGGCCAGGTCCAGGCCGAGGCCGCCATGCGGACCAAGCCCGACATCGCGATGAGCATGAAGATGACCGCGGCCGGGCAGGGCTCCGCGGAGATCCGTCTCGTCGACAAGGCCATGTACATCGGCGGCAACGCCGAACTGGCCAAGGAGATGGACGGCAAGAAGTGGATGAAGTTCGACCTGTCCTCGCTCGGCAAGGACGGTGGCCTCGGTGCCACCGCGCCCGGCGCCGGCCAGGCCGACCAGAACCCGGCCTCCATGTCGTCCTTCCTCAACGGCGCCAAGAACGTGAAGAAGGTCGGCACCGAGACCGTCGACGGGGTCAAGACGACCCACTACGCGGGCGACGTCACCCTCGCCGAGCTCAAGGCCTCCTTCAAGGACGCCGACAAGTCGGTCCGTGAGCAGCGCGAGAAGAGCACCGAGCAGCTCGAGAAGCTGGGCCTGGACAAGTTCACGATGGACATGTGGGTCGACGGCGAGAACCACGCCAAGCAGTTCCGCATGCGGGGCGACGCCGACAAGGGCAAGTTCGACATGACCTTCACCTTCCTGGACTACAACAAGCCCGTGACCGTCGAGGCGCCGCCCGCGAAGGACACCGCTGACCTGGCCGAGATGATGAAGGAACTCCAGAAGAGCTGA
- a CDS encoding LppX_LprAFG lipoprotein, whose product MKRSTVWLTTAAALAGLAACTPSGSSDRPAERKRTASAPASLPALRTAERSTERARTARVRSTTVMGTQLSLTADGALAWRDGLSGSLTIEYTGGTAAETMRALGVTSMEARYLADAYYARMGDTFAAKTGGKHWLRYAYDDLKNLGGGADLADQMRSTTPNQSVRLLLDSDDVRQLGRETVDGQATTHYTGTVDVEDVTDTELRQRLQNADVTAETLDIWINDRNLLVKKVEKTSTANGRVTQTAHYSDYGVKVAVQKPPAADTEDFKSLLSQSSTNPT is encoded by the coding sequence ATGAAGAGGTCGACGGTCTGGCTCACGACGGCCGCCGCACTGGCGGGACTCGCCGCCTGTACGCCCTCCGGCTCCTCCGACCGGCCCGCGGAGCGCAAGCGGACGGCCTCGGCCCCCGCCTCCCTCCCGGCCCTGCGCACCGCGGAACGCTCCACCGAGCGGGCCCGGACCGCCCGGGTGAGGTCCACCACCGTGATGGGCACCCAGCTGTCCCTCACCGCCGACGGCGCCCTCGCCTGGCGCGACGGCCTCTCCGGGTCCCTCACCATCGAGTACACCGGCGGCACCGCGGCCGAGACGATGCGCGCTCTCGGCGTCACGTCCATGGAGGCCCGCTACCTCGCCGACGCCTACTACGCGCGCATGGGCGACACCTTCGCCGCCAAGACGGGCGGCAAGCACTGGCTCAGGTACGCCTACGACGACCTGAAGAACCTGGGCGGGGGCGCCGACCTCGCCGACCAGATGCGCTCCACCACCCCGAACCAGTCGGTGCGGCTGCTGCTGGACTCCGACGACGTGCGCCAGCTCGGCCGGGAGACCGTGGACGGCCAGGCCACCACGCACTACACCGGCACCGTCGACGTCGAGGACGTCACCGACACCGAGCTCCGGCAGCGCCTCCAGAACGCCGACGTCACCGCCGAGACTCTCGACATCTGGATCAACGACAGGAACCTGCTGGTCAAGAAGGTCGAGAAGACCAGCACGGCGAACGGCAGGGTGACCCAGACCGCCCACTACAGCGACTACGGCGTCAAGGTCGCCGTACAGAAGCCGCCGGCCGCCGACACCGAGGACTTCAAGTCCCTCCTGTCACAGTCGAGCACCAACCCCACCTGA
- the rplA gene encoding 50S ribosomal protein L1: protein MSKRSKALRAADEKIDREKLYAPLEAVRLAKETSTSKFDGTVEVAFRLGVDPRKADQMVRGTVNLPHGTGKTARVLVFATGDRAEAARAAGADIVGADELIDEVSKGRLDFDAVVATPDLMGKVGRLGRVLGPRGLMPNPKTGTVTPDVTKAVNDIKGGKIEFRVDKHSNLHFIIGKTSFDDTKLVENYGAALEEILRLKPSAAKGRYIKKAAISTTMGPGIPLDSNRTRNLLVEEDPAAV from the coding sequence GTGAGCAAGCGCAGCAAGGCCCTTCGCGCTGCGGACGAGAAGATCGACCGGGAGAAGCTGTACGCCCCGCTCGAGGCCGTCCGTCTCGCCAAGGAGACCTCCACGTCGAAGTTCGACGGCACCGTCGAGGTCGCCTTCCGTCTGGGTGTAGACCCGCGCAAGGCCGACCAGATGGTCCGTGGCACCGTGAACCTCCCGCACGGCACCGGTAAGACCGCCCGGGTCCTGGTCTTCGCGACCGGTGACCGTGCCGAGGCCGCTCGTGCCGCGGGCGCCGACATCGTCGGCGCCGACGAGCTCATCGACGAGGTGTCGAAGGGCCGTCTGGACTTCGACGCCGTCGTCGCCACCCCGGACCTCATGGGCAAGGTCGGCCGCCTCGGCCGCGTGCTCGGTCCCCGTGGTCTCATGCCGAACCCCAAGACCGGCACCGTCACCCCCGATGTCACCAAGGCTGTCAACGACATCAAGGGCGGCAAGATCGAGTTCCGCGTCGACAAGCACTCGAACCTGCACTTCATCATCGGCAAGACGTCGTTCGACGACACCAAGCTGGTGGAGAACTACGGCGCGGCGCTGGAGGAGATCCTCCGTCTGAAGCCGTCCGCCGCCAAGGGTCGCTACATCAAGAAGGCCGCCATCAGCACCACGATGGGCCCCGGCATTCCGCTGGACTCCAACCGCACCCGCAACCTCCTCGTCGAGGAGGACCCGGCCGCGGTCTGA
- the rplK gene encoding 50S ribosomal protein L11, with product MPPKKKKVTGLIKLQIQAGAANPAPPVGPALGQHGVNIMEFCKAYNAATESQRGWVIPVEITVYEDRSFTFITKTPPAAKMILKAAGVEKGSGEPHKTKVAKITQAQVREIATTKMPDLNANDLDAAAKIIAGTARSMGVTVEG from the coding sequence ATGCCTCCCAAGAAGAAGAAGGTCACGGGGCTCATCAAGCTCCAGATCCAGGCCGGTGCCGCCAACCCGGCTCCGCCGGTCGGCCCCGCGCTGGGTCAGCACGGCGTCAACATCATGGAGTTCTGCAAGGCCTACAACGCCGCGACCGAGTCGCAGCGTGGCTGGGTGATCCCGGTGGAGATCACGGTCTACGAGGACCGCTCCTTCACCTTCATCACCAAGACCCCGCCGGCCGCGAAGATGATCCTCAAGGCCGCGGGCGTGGAGAAGGGCTCCGGCGAGCCGCACAAGACCAAGGTCGCCAAGATCACCCAGGCGCAGGTCCGCGAGATCGCCACCACCAAGATGCCCGACCTCAACGCCAACGACCTGGACGCCGCCGCGAAGATCATCGCCGGTACCGCGCGTTCCATGGGCGTCACGGTCGAGGGCTGA
- the nusG gene encoding transcription termination/antitermination protein NusG, giving the protein MSDQNLNDAIEPDESVDDELDIVEGADEDLDEVEAADAEAGEPAEEAALHAEDESETESGGDVEAVEDEDEEELVEEEPAEPVDPVAALREELRTLPGEWYVIHTYAGYENRVKTNLEQRAVSLNVEDFIFQAEVPQEEVAQIKNGERKTIRQNKLPGYVLVRMDLTNESWGVVRNTPGVTGFVGNAYDPYPLTLDEIVKMLAPEAEEKAAREAAEAEGKPAPQRKVEVQVLDFEVGDSVTVTDGPFATLQATINEINADSKKVKGLVEIFGRETPVELSFDQIQKN; this is encoded by the coding sequence GTGTCTGACCAGAACCTGAACGACGCCATCGAGCCCGACGAGTCTGTCGACGACGAGCTCGACATCGTCGAGGGCGCGGACGAGGACCTGGACGAGGTCGAGGCTGCCGACGCCGAAGCGGGCGAGCCTGCCGAGGAAGCCGCGCTCCACGCTGAGGACGAGTCCGAGACCGAGTCCGGCGGCGACGTCGAGGCCGTCGAGGACGAGGACGAGGAAGAGCTCGTCGAGGAGGAGCCGGCCGAGCCGGTCGACCCCGTCGCCGCCCTCCGCGAGGAACTGCGGACCCTCCCCGGCGAGTGGTACGTCATCCACACGTACGCCGGTTACGAGAACCGCGTGAAGACCAACCTCGAGCAGCGTGCCGTCTCGCTGAACGTCGAGGACTTCATCTTCCAGGCCGAGGTGCCGCAGGAAGAGGTCGCGCAGATCAAGAACGGCGAGCGCAAGACGATCCGTCAGAACAAGCTCCCCGGCTACGTGCTGGTGCGCATGGACCTGACGAACGAGTCCTGGGGCGTCGTCCGTAACACCCCCGGCGTCACCGGCTTCGTGGGCAACGCCTACGACCCGTACCCGCTGACCCTGGACGAGATCGTCAAGATGCTCGCCCCGGAGGCCGAGGAGAAGGCCGCCCGCGAGGCCGCCGAGGCCGAGGGCAAGCCCGCTCCGCAGCGCAAGGTCGAGGTCCAGGTCCTGGACTTCGAAGTGGGCGACTCGGTCACCGTCACCGACGGCCCGTTCGCCACGCTGCAGGCCACGATCAACGAGATCAACGCCGACTCGAAGAAGGTCAAGGGCCTCGTCGAGATCTTCGGCCGCGAGACCCCGGTCGAGCTGAGCTTCGACCAGATCCAGAAGAACTGA
- the secE gene encoding preprotein translocase subunit SecE, whose translation MADAVGSIDTPGAQDEVPETKKKTRKGGKRAKKGPLKRLATFYRQIVAELRKVVWPSRNQLTTYTTVVIVFVLVMIGLVTVIDYGLNHAAKYVFG comes from the coding sequence ATGGCGGATGCCGTGGGCTCCATCGACACGCCTGGCGCCCAGGACGAAGTGCCGGAGACCAAGAAGAAGACCCGCAAGGGCGGTAAGCGTGCCAAGAAGGGCCCGCTGAAGCGTCTGGCGACCTTCTACCGGCAGATCGTCGCAGAACTCCGCAAGGTCGTCTGGCCGTCGCGGAATCAGCTGACGACGTACACGACCGTGGTGATCGTCTTCGTCCTCGTCATGATCGGCCTGGTGACCGTGATTGACTATGGACTCAACCACGCCGCCAAGTACGTATTCGGCTGA
- a CDS encoding pyridoxal phosphate-dependent aminotransferase, producing the protein MSAATPPTERRVSARVGAISESATLAVDAKAKALKAAGRPVIGFGAGEPDFPTPDYIVQAAIEACSNPKYHRYTPAGGLPELKSAIAAKTLRDSGYEVDPSQILVTNGGKQAIYEAFAAILDPGDEVIVPAPYWTTYPESIRLAGGVPVEVVADETTGYRVSVEQLEAARTEKTKVVLFVSPSNPTGAVYSQADAEAIGRWAVEHGLWVLTDEIYEHLVYGDAKFTSLPALLPELRDKCVVVNGVAKTYAMTGWRVGWIIGPKDVVKAATNLQSHATSNVSNVAQVAALAAVSGNLDAVAEMRTAFDRRRKTIVRMLNEIDGVLCPEPEGAFYAYPSVKDLLGKEIRGKRPQDTVELAALILEEAEVAVVPGEAFGTPGYLRLSYALGDEDLVEGVSRIQKLLAEARD; encoded by the coding sequence ATGAGCGCTGCAACCCCTCCCACCGAGCGCCGGGTCTCCGCCCGAGTCGGCGCGATCTCCGAATCCGCCACCCTCGCCGTGGACGCCAAGGCCAAGGCCCTCAAGGCCGCCGGGCGGCCGGTGATCGGCTTCGGCGCCGGTGAACCGGACTTCCCGACCCCGGACTACATCGTCCAGGCCGCGATCGAGGCCTGCTCGAACCCGAAGTACCACCGCTACACGCCGGCGGGAGGCCTCCCCGAGCTGAAGTCCGCGATCGCCGCGAAGACGCTGCGCGACTCCGGCTACGAGGTCGACCCGTCCCAGATCCTGGTGACCAACGGCGGCAAGCAGGCGATCTACGAGGCCTTCGCCGCGATCCTCGACCCGGGCGACGAGGTCATCGTGCCGGCGCCGTACTGGACGACCTACCCGGAGTCGATCCGGCTGGCCGGCGGTGTCCCGGTGGAGGTCGTCGCCGACGAGACGACCGGCTACCGGGTCTCCGTCGAGCAGCTGGAGGCGGCCCGCACCGAGAAGACGAAGGTCGTCCTCTTCGTCTCCCCGTCCAACCCGACCGGCGCCGTCTACAGCCAGGCCGACGCCGAGGCGATCGGCCGCTGGGCCGTCGAGCACGGCCTGTGGGTGCTGACCGACGAGATCTACGAGCACCTCGTCTACGGCGACGCGAAGTTCACCTCGCTGCCCGCGCTCCTGCCCGAGCTGCGCGACAAGTGCGTCGTCGTCAACGGTGTCGCGAAGACGTACGCCATGACCGGCTGGCGGGTGGGCTGGATCATCGGCCCGAAGGACGTCGTCAAGGCCGCGACCAACCTCCAGTCGCACGCCACGTCCAACGTGTCGAACGTCGCCCAGGTCGCGGCCCTCGCCGCAGTCTCCGGCAACCTCGACGCGGTCGCGGAGATGCGCACGGCCTTCGACCGCCGCCGCAAGACGATCGTCCGCATGCTCAACGAGATCGACGGCGTGCTCTGCCCGGAGCCCGAGGGCGCCTTCTACGCCTACCCGTCGGTCAAGGACCTGCTCGGCAAGGAGATCCGCGGCAAGCGCCCGCAGGACACCGTCGAGCTGGCCGCGCTGATCCTGGAGGAAGCCGAGGTCGCGGTCGTCCCGGGCGAGGCCTTCGGCACGCCGGGCTATCTGCGGCTGTCGTACGCGCTGGGTGACGAGGATCTCGTCGAGGGCGTCTCGCGGATCCAGAAGCTGCTGGCGGAGGCTCGGGACTGA
- a CDS encoding adenosine deaminase, with protein sequence MERVRDVSELPKAHLHLHFTGSMRPATVLELADKYGVRLPETLTEALTSGEPPKLRATDERGWFRFQRLYDAARSCLREPDDIRRLVREAAEEDVRDGSGWLEIQVDPTSYAPMLGGLIPALEIILDAVETTSRETGLGMRVLVAANRMKHPLDARTLARLAVRYADKGVVGFGLSNDERRGMARDFDRAFHIAREGGLLSVPHGGELSGPASVRDCLDDLSATRIGHGVRAAEDPRLLKRLADRQVTCEVCPASNVALGVYEKPEDVPLRKLFEAGVPMALGADDPLLFGSRLAAQYEIARHWHGFSDAELAELARQSVRASAAPEDVKTKLLSGVDDWLSGPVS encoded by the coding sequence ATGGAGCGTGTACGTGATGTCTCTGAGCTGCCGAAAGCCCATCTGCATCTGCACTTCACCGGTTCGATGCGGCCCGCCACCGTCCTGGAGCTGGCCGACAAGTACGGTGTACGGCTGCCCGAGACGCTGACCGAAGCACTGACCAGCGGGGAACCGCCGAAGCTGCGGGCGACGGACGAGCGGGGCTGGTTCCGTTTCCAGCGCCTGTACGACGCCGCCCGGTCCTGTCTGCGCGAGCCCGACGACATCCGGCGGCTGGTGCGGGAGGCCGCGGAGGAGGATGTGCGCGACGGCTCGGGGTGGCTGGAGATCCAGGTCGACCCGACGTCGTACGCGCCCATGCTCGGCGGACTGATCCCCGCGCTGGAGATCATCCTGGACGCGGTCGAGACGACCTCGCGGGAGACCGGGCTCGGGATGCGGGTGCTGGTCGCCGCGAACCGGATGAAGCATCCGCTGGACGCGCGCACGCTCGCCCGGCTCGCGGTGCGGTACGCCGACAAGGGCGTGGTGGGCTTCGGGTTGTCGAACGACGAACGCCGTGGCATGGCACGGGACTTCGACCGGGCCTTCCACATCGCGCGCGAGGGCGGGCTGCTGTCGGTGCCCCACGGTGGCGAGCTGAGCGGTCCGGCCTCGGTACGGGACTGCCTGGACGACCTGAGCGCCACGCGGATCGGGCACGGGGTGCGCGCGGCGGAGGACCCTCGGCTGCTGAAGCGGCTCGCCGACCGGCAGGTGACGTGCGAGGTGTGCCCGGCGTCGAATGTGGCTCTCGGCGTGTACGAGAAGCCCGAGGACGTGCCGCTGCGGAAGCTGTTCGAGGCGGGGGTGCCGATGGCACTGGGTGCGGACGACCCGCTCCTGTTCGGGTCCCGGCTGGCCGCCCAGTACGAGATCGCCCGGCACTGGCACGGGTTCTCGGACGCGGAACTGGCGGAACTGGCACGGCAGTCGGTACGGGCCTCGGCAGCCCCGGAGGACGTGAAGACCAAGCTGCTGTCGGGGGTGGACGACTGGCTCAGCGGCCCGGTCTCCTGA